The Blautia hydrogenotrophica DSM 10507 genome window below encodes:
- a CDS encoding ATP-binding cassette domain-containing protein: MKIINLEKRVGQFVLQIDHLEIEEGCIHGLIGGNGSGKTTLMKLIMGILSPDSGHIEYEGLNMREITMTSQRPYLLHDTVYENIVYPLKIRGTRPDREKIGAYLESCGMAGKERQAARSLSSGEQQKVSMIRALCFHPRFVMIDETLSNLDPDSVEFFEKQILRTREIEGNTWMLISHSLSHIARLCDRVHVFYKGKVVQSGPAREVLFHSEVPEVRHFLRGEILSESAFDRRNE, translated from the coding sequence ATGAAAATTATTAACTTGGAAAAAAGAGTTGGTCAATTTGTCCTTCAGATTGACCATTTAGAGATAGAAGAAGGGTGTATCCACGGATTGATCGGAGGGAACGGCAGTGGAAAAACCACCCTCATGAAACTGATTATGGGAATCTTGTCCCCTGACAGCGGGCATATTGAGTATGAAGGATTGAATATGAGGGAGATCACCATGACGAGCCAAAGACCCTATCTGCTGCATGATACAGTCTATGAAAATATTGTTTATCCGCTGAAAATAAGGGGAACACGTCCTGATCGGGAAAAGATTGGGGCCTATTTGGAAAGCTGCGGTATGGCAGGGAAAGAGCGGCAGGCTGCGAGAAGTCTTTCCAGCGGGGAACAGCAGAAAGTGTCCATGATAAGAGCTCTCTGCTTTCATCCTCGTTTTGTAATGATTGACGAGACACTGTCGAATCTAGATCCTGATAGCGTAGAGTTTTTTGAAAAACAGATTTTAAGGACCCGGGAAATAGAAGGAAATACCTGGATGCTGATCAGTCACAGTCTGAGCCATATTGCAAGGCTCTGTGATAGAGTTCATGTTTTTTACAAGGGAAAGGTTGTGCAAAGCGGGCCGGCCAGGGAGGTGTTGTTTCACTCTGAGGTCCCTGAGGTGCGGCATTTCCTGAGAGGAGAGATTTTGAGCGAAAGCGCGTTTGACAGGAGGAATGAGTAG
- a CDS encoding ABC transporter permease gives MLKTMIEEIFSDVGVYDAIRVTFRMAVTSTFISAVLGIVLGLALERFSFPGKRVVVRINRTLMGVPPVVVGLIVYMLTMRRGPLGKLELLFTVEGMILAQTIIITPIICGMIYTYGNKTAPAVRVFAKTMGAGKLQTNLLILREMKHEIYFAIVSGFGRSISEVGAVMLVGGNIKGHTRTMTTAISLLKSQGIFTEGLTLGILLLVMAFLLQCLADFFQKESKENENY, from the coding sequence ATGCTGAAGACAATGATCGAAGAGATTTTTTCGGACGTAGGAGTTTACGACGCCATTCGGGTTACTTTTCGAATGGCGGTAACTTCTACTTTTATTTCTGCTGTTCTAGGAATTGTTTTAGGACTTGCTTTGGAGAGATTTTCTTTTCCAGGAAAGAGGGTAGTCGTTCGTATAAACAGAACTTTGATGGGAGTGCCCCCGGTAGTCGTGGGGCTTATTGTATATATGTTGACCATGCGCAGAGGCCCTCTGGGAAAGTTGGAACTTTTGTTTACTGTGGAAGGAATGATTTTAGCCCAGACAATCATTATCACACCAATTATCTGTGGAATGATTTACACTTACGGAAACAAAACAGCGCCTGCGGTCCGGGTTTTTGCGAAGACGATGGGAGCTGGAAAACTTCAGACAAATCTGTTGATTTTAAGGGAGATGAAACACGAGATCTATTTTGCCATCGTCAGCGGATTTGGCCGTTCCATCAGTGAAGTGGGAGCGGTGATGCTAGTGGGCGGAAATATCAAAGGGCATACCAGAACGATGACGACAGCGATCTCCCTGCTGAAAAGTCAGGGGATTTTCACAGAAGGCCTAACTTTGGGAATTTTGTTGCTAGTGATGGCGTTTCTTCTCCAGTGTCTGGCAGATTTCTTTCAGAAGGAGTCGAAAGAAAATGAAAATTATTAA
- a CDS encoding substrate-binding domain-containing protein codes for MKKQALAMLLGTALVFGTLAGCGGSEESKEQPATEDAAESEDSQDAQKTDESKEGEEKGQLMMATTTSTADTGLLDYLAPIFQEDTGYELLWDAVGTGEALKMGENGDVDIVLVHAKASEEQFVADGYGVERFPVMYNDFIVVGPTEPVAVTQDIQAVFNQILEEQLPFVSRGDDSGTDKKEKQIWEDLGLDPAADPNYLESGQGMGATLTMADEKQAYCLTDRGTYLKMKKDADVSLGLEIVCEGDANLLNQYGVIAVNPEKYPEVNNEAANAFIEWICSDEIQKLIGEYGVEEYGEALFVPNAGTDA; via the coding sequence ATGAAGAAACAAGCTTTAGCGATGCTGCTGGGAACTGCGCTGGTTTTTGGAACACTTGCAGGCTGCGGAGGCAGTGAGGAGTCGAAGGAGCAGCCAGCTACAGAGGACGCGGCAGAGAGTGAAGATTCACAGGATGCCCAGAAAACGGACGAGTCAAAAGAAGGTGAGGAGAAAGGCCAGCTGATGATGGCGACGACGACCAGTACGGCTGACACGGGGCTTTTGGATTATCTGGCGCCTATTTTCCAGGAGGATACCGGCTATGAGCTTTTGTGGGATGCGGTTGGCACCGGGGAAGCTTTGAAGATGGGTGAGAATGGAGATGTAGACATTGTTCTGGTACATGCGAAAGCAAGCGAAGAACAATTTGTAGCGGACGGCTACGGTGTAGAGCGTTTTCCTGTCATGTACAACGACTTTATCGTGGTCGGCCCGACGGAGCCGGTTGCCGTTACCCAGGACATACAGGCTGTGTTTAACCAGATTTTGGAGGAACAGCTTCCATTTGTGTCCAGAGGGGATGACTCCGGCACAGATAAGAAGGAAAAACAGATCTGGGAAGATCTGGGTCTGGACCCGGCTGCTGACCCCAATTATCTGGAATCCGGGCAGGGAATGGGAGCTACCCTGACAATGGCCGATGAAAAACAAGCGTATTGCCTGACTGACAGAGGAACCTATCTGAAGATGAAAAAGGACGCGGATGTATCCTTGGGTCTGGAGATTGTCTGTGAGGGGGATGCCAATTTGCTGAACCAATACGGAGTGATTGCAGTGAATCCAGAGAAATATCCAGAAGTCAACAATGAAGCTGCAAACGCGTTCATCGAGTGGATTTGTTCTGATGAGATTCAGAAGCTGATCGGTGAGTACGGAGTTGAGGAGTACGGAGAGGCTTTGTTTGTTCCCAACGCCGGTACAGACGCATAA
- a CDS encoding MOSC domain-containing protein, producing the protein MREEKVGIVKAVCISEKKGTQKKNVGKARFIEDFGLENDAHAGNWHRQVSLLSYEVIEQFKAKGAPVEDGAFGENLIVTGFDFKNYPVGTRFACNSVILEMTQIGKTCHKGCEIQRLMGDCIMPREGVFARVLRAGEISVGDEMRRIL; encoded by the coding sequence ATGAGAGAAGAAAAAGTTGGGATTGTAAAAGCAGTCTGTATCAGTGAAAAGAAAGGCACCCAGAAGAAAAATGTGGGAAAGGCCAGATTTATCGAGGATTTTGGGCTTGAAAACGATGCTCATGCAGGGAACTGGCACCGTCAAGTCAGCCTGCTGTCTTACGAGGTGATCGAGCAGTTCAAAGCGAAGGGAGCCCCGGTGGAAGACGGAGCTTTTGGAGAGAATTTGATTGTCACCGGCTTTGATTTCAAGAACTATCCAGTGGGTACGAGGTTTGCCTGCAATTCTGTAATTTTGGAGATGACGCAGATCGGAAAGACCTGTCACAAAGGCTGTGAGATACAGAGACTGATGGGAGATTGCATTATGCCCAGAGAAGGAGTTTTCGCGCGGGTTCTGCGCGCAGGGGAAATCTCTGTGGGGGACGAGATGCGGAGGATTCTGTGA
- a CDS encoding MogA/MoaB family molybdenum cofactor biosynthesis protein gives MERKRVMIIVSSDSGYRGEREDFSGPVIRETMEKLGYEVVGIQILPDDLEVLKAAFCDTADNKAAELILTTGGTGFSPRDWTPEATKAVCQREVPGIPEAMRAYSMQFTGRAMLSRAAAGIRGTTLIINLPGSPKAVRECLEYVAPYLEHGLEILTGEAQNCAR, from the coding sequence ATGGAAAGAAAAAGAGTGATGATTATTGTCTCCAGTGACAGCGGGTACCGGGGGGAGAGAGAGGATTTCAGCGGCCCCGTGATCCGGGAAACTATGGAAAAGCTGGGATACGAGGTTGTGGGAATACAGATTCTTCCGGACGATTTGGAAGTACTGAAAGCTGCGTTTTGTGACACTGCGGACAACAAGGCCGCAGAGTTAATATTGACCACCGGAGGAACAGGATTTTCTCCCAGAGATTGGACGCCGGAGGCCACGAAAGCAGTCTGTCAAAGGGAGGTGCCGGGCATACCGGAGGCTATGCGGGCATACAGTATGCAGTTCACCGGACGGGCGATGCTGTCCAGGGCTGCCGCGGGAATTCGGGGAACGACGCTGATTATCAATCTTCCAGGTAGTCCCAAGGCTGTCCGTGAGTGTCTGGAATACGTAGCGCCTTATCTGGAACATGGGTTAGAAATTTTAACAGGGGAGGCTCAAAATTGCGCGAGATGA
- the moaA gene encoding GTP 3',8-cyclase MoaA, producing MGISDMVDEYGRTIDYIRISVTDRCNLRCRYCMPEDGISLASHQEILRFHEIERLAEIFVSVGIRKIKLTGGEPLVRLQIEELVKDLKKIEGIEQVTLTTNGTLLKEKAALLAEAGIDGVNLSLNSLKPQEYARITRRDEFSRAWEGFQEMLRYPRILLKINCVSIGQSPESLCRMAALARDYPVHVRFIEMMPIGLGESWTGRSEEELLTIFEREFGPGQPVTERLGNGPSHYMQFKNFQGKIGFISAVSHKFCDKCNRVRLTSQGYLKTCLQYDRGIDLREPLRAEDSDEALRARIQRAILDKPQSHAFLEGAPKEKEKKFMAQIGG from the coding sequence GTGGGGATTTCAGATATGGTGGATGAATACGGAAGGACCATAGACTACATTCGGATTTCGGTTACTGACCGCTGCAATCTGAGGTGCCGGTACTGTATGCCAGAGGATGGAATTTCTCTGGCAAGCCACCAGGAAATTCTGAGATTTCACGAGATAGAACGTCTCGCGGAAATCTTTGTGTCAGTGGGAATCCGAAAAATCAAACTGACAGGCGGAGAGCCTCTGGTGAGACTGCAGATTGAAGAACTGGTCAAAGATCTGAAAAAGATCGAAGGGATTGAGCAGGTGACTCTGACCACGAATGGAACACTTCTCAAAGAAAAAGCGGCTTTGCTGGCAGAAGCAGGAATTGATGGAGTGAATTTAAGTTTAAACAGTTTAAAGCCGCAGGAGTATGCCCGGATAACGAGAAGAGACGAATTTAGCAGAGCCTGGGAGGGATTTCAGGAAATGCTGAGATATCCCCGGATTTTGCTGAAAATCAACTGTGTCTCCATAGGGCAGTCCCCGGAAAGCCTATGCCGGATGGCAGCATTGGCCCGGGATTACCCGGTGCATGTACGATTTATAGAAATGATGCCCATCGGACTGGGTGAGTCCTGGACAGGACGCTCAGAGGAGGAGCTACTGACGATTTTTGAGAGAGAATTCGGGCCGGGACAGCCGGTGACGGAGAGGCTTGGAAACGGGCCAAGTCATTATATGCAGTTCAAGAACTTTCAGGGAAAAATCGGCTTCATCAGTGCGGTAAGCCACAAATTCTGTGATAAATGCAACCGAGTGCGCCTGACTTCACAGGGTTATTTGAAGACCTGTCTTCAGTATGACAGAGGAATCGATTTGAGAGAGCCTCTGCGGGCAGAGGATTCGGATGAGGCATTAAGAGCACGGATTCAGAGAGCAATTTTGGATAAGCCTCAAAGCCATGCCTTTTTGGAGGGCGCGCCAAAGGAAAAGGAAAAGAAATTTATGGCGCAGATCGGAGGATAA
- the moaC gene encoding cyclic pyranopterin monophosphate synthase MoaC, with protein sequence MVEEFTHFDEDGNAVMVDVTGKNKSVRTAVARGEIRVSREILEAVKEHCVEKGDVLSVATVAGIMGVKQTASLIPMCHPLNIQNCALKFSLDEENSRIEAECTVKIDEKTGVEMEALTGVSVALLTIYDMCKAIDKRMEIGGIHLVRKTGGKSGDFRYGG encoded by the coding sequence ATGGTTGAAGAATTTACACATTTTGATGAGGACGGCAATGCGGTTATGGTGGATGTGACTGGGAAAAACAAATCGGTCCGAACTGCTGTGGCAAGAGGAGAAATTCGCGTGAGCAGAGAAATCCTGGAGGCGGTGAAAGAACACTGCGTGGAGAAAGGGGATGTCCTGAGTGTCGCCACAGTGGCGGGGATCATGGGAGTGAAGCAGACAGCCTCTCTGATTCCCATGTGCCATCCTCTGAATATACAAAACTGTGCATTGAAATTCAGTTTGGATGAAGAAAACAGTCGTATTGAAGCAGAGTGCACTGTGAAAATAGATGAAAAGACGGGGGTGGAAATGGAAGCTCTCACGGGAGTATCTGTTGCTCTACTGACTATCTATGATATGTGCAAGGCAATCGACAAGCGAATGGAGATCGGTGGAATTCACTTGGTGCGAAAGACTGGAGGAAAGAGTGGGGATTTCAGATATGGTGGATGA
- a CDS encoding MerR family transcriptional regulator encodes MKKDIARLTVSQFAKLHHVNKRTLHYYDSIGLFSPKFKGDNDYRYYDYSQSMDFEFILMLKEVNLSIEEIKAFVHGFDEEKFLEMAKAKQKEIGEKIEKLRRVKAVLSQKQEQLLLCQNINDMDIRIENFRKEELLTVPYKFENDDFMEVFRYVQDTWSPEQYRNGIGSYISLEKASEGQFESYDGLYSPVLKREKNGQVVKRPGGKYLCGYLKGPWSRLPVLYDKMFSYAREHSLLLTGYAYEKGMNDFMIGSEENYVTQIAIKIHNIPDS; translated from the coding sequence ATGAAAAAAGATATAGCGAGACTTACCGTCTCTCAGTTTGCGAAACTGCACCATGTGAACAAGAGAACTTTGCATTATTATGACAGTATTGGGCTGTTTTCGCCTAAATTTAAAGGCGATAACGACTATAGATACTATGACTATTCCCAAAGTATGGATTTTGAATTTATCCTGATGCTCAAGGAAGTCAACCTGAGTATCGAAGAAATCAAAGCATTTGTTCACGGATTTGATGAGGAAAAATTTTTAGAGATGGCAAAAGCGAAACAAAAAGAAATCGGGGAGAAAATTGAGAAACTAAGAAGAGTAAAAGCAGTTTTATCCCAAAAACAGGAACAGCTTCTGCTCTGTCAGAATATCAATGACATGGATATACGAATAGAAAATTTCAGGAAGGAAGAATTGTTGACGGTTCCCTACAAATTTGAAAATGATGATTTTATGGAGGTATTCCGATATGTGCAGGATACTTGGAGTCCGGAACAGTATAGGAATGGAATCGGTAGCTATATCTCCCTGGAAAAAGCCAGTGAAGGGCAATTTGAGAGCTATGATGGTCTTTATTCACCGGTTCTAAAGCGAGAGAAAAATGGTCAGGTAGTAAAAAGACCCGGAGGGAAATATTTGTGCGGATACCTAAAAGGTCCTTGGAGCCGGCTGCCAGTTTTGTATGATAAAATGTTTTCCTATGCGAGAGAACATAGTCTATTGTTGACAGGTTATGCCTACGAGAAGGGAATGAATGATTTTATGATAGGCAGCGAGGAGAACTATGTGACACAGATAGCGATCAAAATTCACAATATTCCAGATAGTTAG
- a CDS encoding GNAT family N-acetyltransferase, whose amino-acid sequence METKMILRDLRNADLKSLEDVIRKTWNYDKFTSSKTAKKLAKAYLASCLANQTYALTAEVDGKPVGIILGKNIEKHRCPLRYRWRQITALCRLLASKEGRDILGVFKNIDHIDRELLSQCEKDYKGEVALFALDPEYRGLGIGKKLFLRLMDYMKKEEIEDVYLYTDTSCNFGFYEHQGMKRQQQYQKVFHMKGQKETMEFYLYDISVSKKIPNCRNV is encoded by the coding sequence ATGGAAACTAAGATGATCCTGCGGGATTTGAGAAATGCCGATTTAAAATCACTGGAAGACGTTATCCGAAAGACCTGGAATTATGACAAATTCACCTCCTCGAAGACGGCGAAAAAGCTGGCGAAAGCCTATCTAGCTTCCTGTCTTGCCAATCAGACTTACGCCCTGACAGCGGAAGTAGATGGAAAACCTGTGGGAATCATACTCGGCAAAAATATTGAGAAACACCGCTGTCCTCTCAGATACCGTTGGCGACAGATCACAGCCCTTTGCCGGCTTTTGGCCTCCAAAGAAGGGAGGGACATACTGGGAGTCTTCAAAAACATTGACCACATAGACCGCGAACTTTTAAGCCAGTGTGAAAAAGACTACAAAGGCGAGGTTGCTCTATTTGCGCTTGACCCTGAATACCGTGGACTAGGCATAGGAAAAAAACTCTTCCTCCGCTTGATGGATTACATGAAAAAAGAAGAAATCGAAGATGTCTATCTGTACACAGACACTAGCTGTAATTTCGGTTTTTATGAGCACCAGGGAATGAAACGACAACAGCAATACCAAAAAGTATTCCACATGAAGGGGCAAAAGGAAACTATGGAGTTCTACTTGTACGATATCAGCGTCTCCAAAAAAATTCCAAACTGTCGGAATGTCTGA